From Bacteroidales bacterium, one genomic window encodes:
- a CDS encoding tetratricopeptide repeat protein has translation MKRINTFLMTLALALFVSAGAFAQDMTAATEAFNKAKDAFTAGNETEAVTGFNEAMKLATAAGEEGKQMVSDCKDIIPKILLQAATKKLDAKDYAGALAGLEATVAKAKEYGGTETAESAGDLIPQITMMLGDNALNAKNFTEAVAKYKETLEYTPSDGNAYLRLGMAYAASGDEASAEDAFTKAKDNGQADAANKQLSTMYFNKLASAFQAKNYSAAVAAAEKVNSFGTNAQASLYGGMAAANMKSYAKAISLLKKAQQNSTTFYYLATCYEKSGSTPNACAYYKRILTDKQFGAFAKSKIAALKCK, from the coding sequence ATGAAAAGAATCAACACGTTTTTAATGACACTTGCTCTTGCATTATTCGTATCTGCAGGCGCATTTGCACAGGACATGACTGCAGCAACAGAGGCTTTTAACAAAGCAAAAGATGCATTTACGGCAGGCAATGAAACAGAGGCAGTTACCGGCTTCAATGAAGCAATGAAACTTGCAACCGCCGCAGGAGAAGAGGGGAAACAGATGGTTTCTGATTGCAAAGACATTATCCCAAAGATTCTTCTTCAGGCCGCAACTAAAAAACTGGATGCAAAGGATTATGCCGGCGCACTTGCAGGCTTAGAGGCAACAGTTGCAAAGGCAAAAGAATATGGCGGAACAGAAACAGCTGAATCTGCCGGAGACCTTATCCCTCAGATTACTATGATGCTTGGAGATAATGCTCTAAATGCTAAGAATTTCACAGAAGCAGTTGCTAAATACAAAGAAACTTTGGAGTATACCCCTTCTGATGGAAATGCTTACTTAAGACTTGGAATGGCTTATGCAGCTTCCGGAGATGAAGCATCTGCAGAGGACGCATTTACAAAAGCAAAGGATAACGGACAGGCAGACGCTGCAAATAAACAGCTATCTACCATGTACTTCAACAAGCTTGCATCTGCTTTTCAGGCAAAGAACTATTCTGCAGCAGTTGCAGCAGCAGAAAAAGTTAACAGTTTTGGCACAAATGCACAGGCAAGTCTTTACGGCGGAATGGCTGCAGCTAATATGAAGAGTTATGCAAAGGCTATTTCATTGTTAAAGAAAGCACAGCAAAACTCTACTACTTTCTACTATCTTGCAACATGCTATGAGAAGAGCGGAAGCACTCCAAATGCATGCGCATACTACAAGAGAATTCTAACTGACAAGCAGTTTGGCGCTTTTGCAAAGAGTAAAATTGCTGCTTTGAAATGCAAATAA
- a CDS encoding U32 family peptidase, which produces MQIKLELLAPAKNKEIGIAAIDCGADSVYIAGPKFGAREAAGNSFEDIANLCSYAGKFGAKVYTTINTILYDSELPLAEEYAWRAYDAGCKGIIVQDFALLKMNLPPIPLFASTQTDIRTPEKAALLEALGFKRLILARELSIGQIENIRKKVKCQLEFFVHGALCVCYSGQCYLSKYLTGRSANRGECAQACRSDYTLVNADGEIIARNKPLLSLKDFNLSSHIADLANAGITSFKIEGRLKNISYVRNIVRYYDLAINKFIENNNASKNSSVIYSRASRGICNGGFAPNPDATFNRSYTQLYINGKRGDWNSTDGAKYIGEPIGKVTSISYNRDGFLQFKHSGKRIVNGDGLCFKTPAGQILGARANSNSGDWTITTEKFRISLYSIIYRNYSFEFEKELEKNLPQRFIPYDIDVTPGEHSVKIKCSWPEEEKWEYEFPAEGTAAEKPEFAKQNIIRQLSKSGGVCRFNVSKVLGDNIFFYTAAVLNGIRRNLAEKIACSESKEKEKLNCNLALARDIAPAALKNCSDGSDGVSYLANSSNKLSGEIYKELGFKKIAPAFEILQPKKAVLMRTKYCIRYQLGMCLKNPGQKNEKLYLLNGKNKLELEFDCAACEMLIKKSNFAAEGGDE; this is translated from the coding sequence ATGCAAATAAAACTTGAGCTTTTAGCTCCTGCAAAAAATAAAGAAATCGGTATCGCGGCTATTGACTGCGGTGCCGATTCCGTTTATATAGCGGGCCCAAAATTTGGGGCAAGAGAAGCGGCGGGCAATTCCTTTGAAGATATTGCCAATCTGTGTTCTTATGCTGGAAAATTTGGAGCAAAAGTTTACACAACAATAAATACTATTTTGTATGACTCTGAGCTTCCCCTGGCGGAGGAGTATGCCTGGAGGGCTTATGATGCAGGTTGCAAAGGGATTATAGTCCAGGACTTTGCGCTGCTCAAAATGAATCTTCCGCCAATTCCGCTCTTTGCATCTACTCAAACCGATATCAGAACGCCGGAAAAGGCGGCGCTTCTGGAGGCTCTGGGTTTTAAAAGATTAATTCTTGCAAGGGAACTTTCTATCGGGCAAATAGAAAACATTAGAAAAAAAGTAAAGTGTCAGCTTGAATTTTTTGTGCACGGAGCTTTATGCGTTTGCTACAGCGGACAATGTTATCTCTCAAAATATTTGACAGGGCGCAGCGCAAACCGCGGAGAATGCGCCCAGGCATGCAGGTCAGATTATACTCTGGTAAATGCTGACGGAGAGATAATTGCACGTAACAAGCCGCTCCTTTCACTAAAAGATTTCAATCTATCAAGTCATATTGCAGATTTGGCAAACGCCGGTATAACTTCATTTAAAATAGAGGGGCGTTTAAAAAATATTTCTTACGTAAGAAACATTGTAAGATACTATGATTTAGCAATTAACAAGTTCATAGAAAATAACAATGCCTCTAAAAATTCCTCTGTTATTTACTCAAGGGCTTCCCGCGGAATTTGCAACGGAGGCTTTGCCCCCAATCCTGATGCAACTTTTAACCGCAGCTATACACAGCTGTATATCAACGGTAAACGTGGTGACTGGAACAGCACCGACGGAGCAAAATACATAGGAGAGCCCATCGGGAAAGTGACAAGTATCTCTTATAATCGCGACGGTTTCCTGCAATTTAAGCACAGCGGAAAAAGAATTGTAAATGGCGACGGACTATGTTTCAAAACTCCGGCAGGACAAATCTTGGGAGCCAGGGCAAACAGCAATTCCGGAGATTGGACAATTACCACAGAGAAATTTAGAATATCTTTATATTCAATCATTTACAGAAATTACAGTTTTGAATTTGAGAAAGAGCTGGAGAAAAATCTTCCTCAAAGATTTATTCCTTATGATATTGACGTAACCCCTGGAGAACACTCAGTGAAAATTAAATGTTCGTGGCCGGAGGAGGAGAAATGGGAGTATGAATTCCCTGCGGAGGGGACTGCCGCCGAGAAACCCGAATTTGCTAAACAAAATATAATCAGGCAATTAAGCAAAAGCGGCGGAGTTTGCAGATTTAATGTGAGCAAGGTTCTTGGGGATAATATTTTCTTTTACACTGCGGCTGTTCTTAATGGCATAAGAAGAAATCTTGCTGAAAAAATCGCATGCTCTGAATCTAAAGAGAAGGAGAAATTAAATTGCAATTTAGCATTGGCAAGAGATATTGCGCCGGCCGCCCTTAAAAACTGTTCTGACGGCTCGGACGGGGTCTCATACTTAGCCAATTCATCCAACAAACTATCGGGAGAAATATATAAAGAGCTGGGATTTAAAAAGATAGCTCCAGCCTTTGAAATTTTACAGCCAAAGAAGGCGGTGCTGATGCGGACAAAATATTGTATCAGATACCAGCTTGGGATGTGCCTTAAAAACCCGGGGCAGAAAAATGAAAAACTCTACCTTTTGAACGGGAAAAACAAACTTGAGCTGGAGTTTGACTGCGCCGCTTGTGAAATGCTCATAAAAAAGAGTAATTTTGCAGCAGAGGGCGGAGACGAATAG
- the trmB gene encoding tRNA (guanosine(46)-N7)-methyltransferase TrmB: MSSIGKSEKFRQNENFKCLLQPSMQEVFRTDYVFKGKWNSDVFKNNNPITLELGCGKGEYTIALAEKYPQRNFIGIDIKGARLWKGAKYVENNKLSNVIFIRTSIDFIEWIFAKDEIAEIWITFADPQMQSPRKRLTGTLFLQRYNKFLIPGGIIHLKTDSRFLHEYTKAIAEQNKCKILACSSDIYAEAQKGNTQNFPPELLTVQTFYEKFFLSQGLKITYLAFLLPLDIKQFSEPAWNKDFWKSEEEKGRTKKNIR; this comes from the coding sequence ATGAGCAGCATAGGCAAATCAGAAAAATTCAGGCAGAATGAAAATTTTAAGTGTCTGCTCCAGCCCTCAATGCAAGAGGTATTCCGTACGGATTATGTATTCAAAGGAAAGTGGAATTCTGATGTTTTCAAAAATAACAATCCCATTACGCTGGAACTTGGCTGCGGCAAAGGAGAATACACAATTGCGCTTGCAGAGAAATATCCTCAAAGAAATTTTATAGGAATAGATATAAAGGGCGCCCGTCTGTGGAAAGGGGCTAAATACGTAGAAAACAATAAATTATCCAATGTGATTTTCATCCGCACAAGCATAGACTTTATAGAGTGGATTTTTGCAAAAGATGAAATAGCTGAGATTTGGATAACGTTTGCAGACCCGCAAATGCAAAGCCCGCGCAAACGATTGACCGGAACTCTTTTTTTACAGCGCTACAATAAGTTCCTTATTCCGGGAGGAATAATTCATCTTAAAACCGACAGCCGCTTTTTGCATGAGTACACAAAAGCCATCGCCGAGCAAAACAAATGCAAGATATTGGCTTGCAGTTCAGATATTTACGCGGAAGCGCAGAAAGGCAACACTCAGAATTTCCCGCCGGAATTGTTAACAGTACAAACTTTTTATGAAAAATTTTTCCTTTCGCAAGGATTAAAAATAACGTATCTTGCTTTTCTGCTTCCTCTTGATATTAAGCAATTTTCAGAACCAGCTTGGAATAAAGATTTTTGGAAATCAGAAGAGGAAAAGGGAAGAACAAAGAAAAATATAAGATAG
- a CDS encoding amidohydrolase, whose protein sequence is MEIRRGKGKNKEKYKIAAAITGCNIALNCTSIMTDLSEIINLRHTIHSHPCLSGNEGETAKVIVDFLKKCKPDELMTNVTGYGIIAHYKGKKPGRSLLVRCELDALPITEKSGVPYSSKYNGIAHSCGHDGHMAILCGVAKTLAESRGKKSNNAAEYGNLLDKGDIYLLFQEEEEIGTGAKKMVAELKKKKMKFDYTLGLHNSPGHKEHQIVVFNKTYAWASTGMEILINGHTSHAGNPQDAANPTDAVIKIIESVRKLDTKDAFSTIVNFTVGTKDYGITPGNGAVRITARANEDAKLKRLTAAIEKSAKKIIEAENIKFAKTHKSKTGKSAAKNAFKCIISYSDAFPATLNNIQFANLVEKVAKKLGYSTKHDPIGEHGSDDYTYFTHNTKATFFNMGAGEKHAPIHTPGFDFDDNLIADGIKIICSVFQQIQQTR, encoded by the coding sequence TTGGAAATCAGAAGAGGAAAAGGGAAGAACAAAGAAAAATATAAGATAGCAGCGGCAATAACCGGCTGCAATATCGCACTTAATTGTACATCTATTATGACAGACCTTTCAGAAATTATTAATCTAAGACACACTATCCACAGTCACCCTTGCCTATCAGGCAATGAGGGGGAAACAGCAAAAGTAATTGTGGATTTTCTAAAAAAATGCAAACCGGACGAGCTGATGACAAATGTGACCGGCTATGGAATTATAGCCCATTACAAAGGCAAGAAACCCGGACGTAGTTTACTGGTACGCTGTGAGTTAGACGCACTCCCAATTACTGAAAAGTCAGGAGTCCCCTACTCTTCAAAATATAACGGTATCGCTCACTCTTGTGGTCACGACGGTCACATGGCTATATTGTGCGGAGTTGCAAAAACACTTGCAGAATCAAGAGGCAAGAAGAGCAATAATGCGGCAGAATATGGAAATCTGCTAGACAAAGGAGACATCTATTTGCTGTTCCAGGAGGAGGAGGAAATTGGCACAGGGGCAAAAAAAATGGTTGCAGAACTCAAGAAGAAAAAAATGAAATTTGATTATACTCTTGGCCTGCACAATTCCCCGGGACATAAAGAACATCAGATAGTTGTGTTTAATAAAACCTATGCGTGGGCATCTACCGGAATGGAAATTTTAATCAACGGCCACACATCACACGCCGGCAACCCTCAGGATGCAGCCAATCCAACAGATGCTGTGATAAAAATTATAGAGAGCGTAAGAAAACTGGATACGAAAGATGCATTTTCCACAATAGTTAATTTTACTGTCGGGACAAAGGATTACGGCATCACTCCAGGAAACGGAGCGGTAAGAATTACAGCGCGCGCAAATGAAGATGCTAAATTAAAGAGACTTACAGCCGCTATAGAAAAAAGTGCAAAAAAAATTATAGAAGCTGAGAATATCAAATTTGCAAAAACGCACAAAAGTAAAACAGGAAAGAGCGCAGCTAAAAATGCATTCAAATGCATAATTTCATACTCTGATGCATTCCCTGCAACATTAAACAATATTCAGTTTGCAAATCTTGTGGAGAAAGTAGCTAAAAAGCTGGGATACAGTACAAAACATGACCCAATAGGCGAGCATGGTTCAGACGATTACACCTATTTCACACACAACACAAAGGCTACGTTTTTTAACATGGGCGCAGGAGAGAAGCATGCTCCGATTCACACTCCCGGTTTTGATTTTGATGATAATTTAATTGCTGATGGAATAAAAATTATTTGTTCCGTTTTCCAACAAATTCAGCAAACTCGATAA
- a CDS encoding polyprenyl synthetase family protein: MTDLEDAKKELGSDFKKYRQTLSVAVQSEDVLLSRINSYIIANEGKELRPVLSLIAGKACGTLVPLSYYCAVVAEMIHNATLMHDDVADDADMRRGVPSINAQFSAAASVLSGDFWLARALHILTTKCGSKILGCFTDAVQKMAEGEMIQMSKAESLDTSEQDYYDIIERKTASLFKATIKSAAYAVKAERVVVEAMTHYAEHLGLAFQMRDDIFDYSPKMKTGKMAGADLKERKITLPLLCAMDNCPDSSERIRKLIGNIENTKIKGTQIKPHEAVIIEEVTKFVYKYDGLKDAQKKLEEQSSLAVNALALIPPSREKNHLIEFAEFVGKRNK, from the coding sequence ATGACGGATTTAGAAGATGCAAAAAAAGAGCTTGGCTCTGATTTCAAAAAGTATAGGCAGACGCTTTCAGTGGCTGTGCAGAGTGAAGATGTGCTTCTATCCAGAATTAACTCATATATAATTGCTAATGAGGGAAAAGAGCTTAGACCTGTTCTTTCTCTTATAGCGGGAAAAGCTTGCGGAACTTTGGTTCCTCTGAGTTATTATTGTGCAGTTGTTGCAGAGATGATTCATAATGCAACACTTATGCATGATGATGTTGCGGATGATGCCGATATGAGACGCGGCGTTCCCTCTATAAATGCTCAATTTTCCGCAGCCGCTTCAGTTCTGTCGGGAGACTTCTGGCTTGCCAGAGCGCTGCACATTCTTACTACAAAATGCGGCAGCAAAATTCTTGGCTGTTTTACAGATGCGGTTCAGAAAATGGCTGAAGGTGAGATGATTCAGATGAGCAAGGCGGAATCTTTGGATACGAGCGAACAGGATTATTATGATATCATAGAGCGCAAAACCGCAAGTTTGTTTAAGGCGACAATTAAGAGTGCCGCTTATGCTGTAAAAGCAGAAAGGGTTGTGGTTGAGGCAATGACACATTACGCAGAGCATCTTGGTCTTGCTTTTCAAATGCGAGATGATATTTTTGATTACTCTCCAAAAATGAAAACCGGGAAAATGGCGGGGGCAGATTTAAAGGAGAGAAAAATCACCTTGCCGTTACTTTGTGCTATGGATAATTGTCCCGACAGTTCCGAAAGAATTCGCAAACTTATCGGCAATATAGAGAACACAAAAATAAAAGGGACTCAGATAAAACCTCATGAAGCAGTTATCATTGAGGAAGTTACCAAGTTCGTATACAAGTACGACGGCTTGAAGGATGCGCAAAAGAAACTAGAGGAACAGAGTTCTCTTGCAGTTAATGCGCTTGCTCTTATACCACCGAGCAGAGAGAAAAATCACCTTATCGAGTTTGCTGAATTTGTTGGAAAACGGAACAAATAA
- a CDS encoding PorT family protein, which produces MKTPLKVLCIALTACILAAVPAGAQTGLGIKAGIYTNQLSDLEHYDMHSNLGFQAGVLYKINLPMGFAIQPELLYVERNTKLENNAGTTATSKDKYNLKYLQVPVSIQWGPNLMLVRPYVQVVPYMNFLMGKKFTNGADFGDLHKANTGIGVGAGLDVWKLQISGRYNWDFNKMGNTDGTTYSSYKELKQSKGRGLEFSIAYIF; this is translated from the coding sequence ATGAAAACACCCTTGAAAGTTCTATGTATTGCGCTGACAGCATGCATTTTGGCTGCTGTGCCTGCAGGAGCGCAGACCGGTCTTGGTATCAAAGCAGGAATCTATACAAATCAGCTTAGCGATTTGGAACACTATGATATGCACAGTAATCTTGGTTTCCAGGCTGGCGTCTTGTATAAAATTAATTTGCCGATGGGGTTTGCAATCCAACCGGAACTGCTTTATGTAGAGAGGAATACAAAGTTGGAGAACAACGCCGGTACAACCGCGACATCCAAGGATAAATATAATTTAAAATATCTTCAGGTACCCGTAAGCATTCAGTGGGGACCAAATTTGATGCTAGTACGCCCTTATGTTCAAGTAGTTCCGTACATGAACTTTTTGATGGGGAAGAAATTTACAAATGGTGCAGATTTTGGCGACTTGCATAAGGCAAACACCGGCATAGGAGTTGGAGCCGGACTGGATGTTTGGAAACTGCAAATAAGCGGAAGATACAATTGGGATTTCAATAAAATGGGCAATACGGACGGTACGACTTATTCCAGCTACAAGGAGCTTAAGCAGTCCAAGGGGAGAGGTCTTGAATTCTCTATCGCATACATTTTTTAG
- the trxA gene encoding thioredoxin: MEVTVGDANFKEVVLESKLPVMVDFWATWCGPCRMISPIVEELAKEYDGKVVVAKCNVDEASEAPANYGIRNIPTLLFFKNGEIKDKLVGSNPKAAIEEKLKALL, translated from the coding sequence ATGGAAGTAACAGTTGGAGATGCTAATTTTAAGGAGGTTGTTCTGGAGAGCAAACTTCCCGTTATGGTAGATTTTTGGGCAACATGGTGTGGTCCTTGCCGCATGATAAGTCCTATTGTTGAAGAACTTGCAAAGGAGTATGACGGAAAGGTTGTGGTTGCTAAATGCAATGTAGATGAGGCCTCTGAAGCTCCTGCAAACTACGGTATTAGAAACATTCCTACTCTTTTGTTCTTTAAGAACGGAGAGATTAAAGATAAGCTTGTAGGTTCAAACCCAAAGGCGGCTATTGAGGAGAAGTTAAAAGCTCTTCTATAA
- the kbl gene encoding glycine C-acetyltransferase, translating to MYKDFQAHLKSEIKSIKDAGLYKDERIITSPQRADITVKGGKKVLNFCANNYLGLSDNPRLIKAAKAAMDKRGYGMSSVRFICGTGDLQKELEKKIAEFFGTEDTILYTSCFDANGGVFEPLFTEEDAIISDSLNHASIIDGVRLCKAVRYRYANADMKELEKCLKQAQKQRYRIIVSDGVFSMDGNVTPLDQMYKLAQKYNAMIMVDESHSAGVVGKTGRGTTELHHLRGKIEILTGTLGKSFGGAVGGFVTGKKEIVELLRQRSRPYLFSNSIPPMVAAAGIEMFNMMSKTNKLQDKLHANTKYFVEKMKKAGFDIKPTQSAICAIMLYDAKLSQQMAAKLLDEGIYVVGFYYPVVPKDLARIRVQVSAGHSKAQLDRAVAAFTKIGKQLGVLKK from the coding sequence ATGTATAAAGATTTTCAAGCACATCTTAAATCAGAAATAAAATCCATTAAGGATGCTGGTTTGTATAAAGATGAGAGAATTATAACATCCCCTCAGCGCGCCGATATTACAGTTAAAGGCGGGAAGAAAGTTTTAAACTTTTGCGCTAACAACTATCTGGGACTATCTGATAATCCAAGACTTATCAAGGCTGCCAAAGCTGCCATGGATAAGAGAGGATACGGAATGTCATCTGTCCGCTTCATTTGCGGAACAGGAGATCTTCAGAAAGAGCTGGAGAAAAAAATTGCAGAATTTTTTGGAACAGAGGACACTATCCTTTACACTTCTTGCTTTGATGCAAACGGCGGAGTATTTGAGCCCCTATTCACAGAAGAAGATGCCATTATTTCAGACTCCCTTAACCACGCTTCAATCATAGACGGCGTAAGACTTTGCAAGGCTGTCCGCTACAGATATGCAAACGCAGATATGAAAGAGCTGGAGAAATGTCTAAAACAGGCTCAGAAACAGCGCTATAGAATCATTGTCTCCGACGGTGTATTCTCTATGGACGGCAACGTTACGCCTCTTGACCAGATGTACAAGCTGGCTCAGAAGTACAATGCAATGATTATGGTAGATGAGTCTCACTCCGCTGGAGTTGTAGGAAAAACCGGACGCGGTACTACAGAACTTCATCACCTGAGAGGCAAGATTGAAATCCTTACCGGAACACTTGGCAAATCCTTTGGCGGTGCAGTCGGCGGATTTGTAACAGGCAAGAAAGAGATAGTTGAGCTATTGCGCCAACGCTCAAGACCTTATCTATTCTCAAACTCAATCCCTCCAATGGTTGCTGCTGCCGGAATAGAGATGTTCAACATGATGAGCAAGACCAACAAACTGCAGGATAAACTTCATGCAAATACAAAATACTTTGTAGAGAAAATGAAGAAGGCCGGCTTTGATATAAAGCCTACACAATCTGCAATTTGCGCAATCATGCTTTATGATGCAAAATTGTCTCAGCAGATGGCTGCAAAACTTCTGGATGAAGGAATCTATGTTGTAGGATTCTACTATCCTGTTGTTCCTAAGGACCTTGCAAGAATCCGCGTACAGGTTTCCGCAGGCCACAGCAAAGCACAGCTGGACCGCGCCGTTGCCGCCTTCACAAAGATTGGCAAGCAGCTTGGGGTTTTGAAAAAATAA
- a CDS encoding carboxypeptidase-like regulatory domain-containing protein produces the protein MKKENYLKIILLTALMVITCGFANAQKFSIKGRIVEVSAVEFADVVLRKKDMSVVTGCATDKNGRFVFDNVLAGDYIIEVSCVGYENKKISLDNVSGNVNLGDVQIDHSAIALNELVVSASNVVNTPDKKLVLPTAYQVKSSSNGLDLLARMQLSRLKVDPLQSKITSSNDGEVQLRINGVKANIQQIKALKPEEIKRVEYHDDPSMRYGENVAVVIDYIVKRAESGGYVGMEITQSPNMLGFNDVDFNAKFNHKKSEFGLDGGSHFRDMKGMWRENRETFNFAHDSSFTRVEQGIPSRFKFWHKYMNAYYNYQEGEEWFLNANFGFTHRKVYNNDYHSLLYPVNDRDNYVDMRDSTNALYTTPSLDLYFQKNFSKNKHLIVDVVGTYVGTTEKRMYSESKSLAAGGEEIATDIYSKIKGDKYSIIGETIYEQGLLKSKEENNTVGNNKKHSDKSLTLSTGARYYQVYANNDYSGTVDATTAMREGRAALFAELKGRYNKFNYSVGGYGAYMWTGQARANYHKFVVYPKFKIGYTFSDNAYINLTTKLDYYTPELSDLNNVEQLIDSLQIRRGNPNLKVYHMWDNRLQFEWRKGMFTVDGLVHYKYIKNPIMEETLRENDKFIRTNFNQNSWQMINPELEFKVGPIAKIFTVSATVGMNHFDSKGIDYHHVYNNGYYDIEMDAFYKKFILHFQINSLDRNLWGETVTARDEKIHLIMLGYKITDNMSIAVGAVNPFTNRNSYKQPTINLSALAPSYSNTHFRESAQLFMIRFTWNFSFGRKYNSADKLLQNSDTQSSTLSGKK, from the coding sequence ATGAAAAAGGAAAACTATTTAAAAATAATTTTATTGACCGCGCTAATGGTCATTACATGCGGTTTTGCTAATGCTCAGAAATTCAGCATTAAAGGAAGAATTGTGGAGGTTAGTGCGGTGGAGTTTGCGGATGTTGTTCTGCGCAAAAAAGATATGAGCGTTGTGACAGGCTGCGCTACAGATAAAAACGGAAGGTTTGTCTTTGACAATGTCTTGGCGGGAGATTATATCATTGAAGTTTCCTGCGTTGGGTATGAGAATAAAAAAATCAGTTTAGACAATGTTAGCGGGAATGTGAACCTTGGAGATGTGCAGATTGACCATTCCGCTATTGCTCTTAATGAGCTGGTTGTGAGCGCTTCTAACGTTGTGAACACTCCCGATAAAAAATTGGTGCTGCCAACGGCTTATCAGGTGAAATCCTCTTCTAACGGATTGGATTTGCTTGCCAGAATGCAGCTTTCCAGATTGAAGGTTGATCCGCTGCAAAGCAAGATAACCTCTTCAAATGATGGAGAAGTTCAATTGAGAATAAACGGGGTAAAGGCTAATATTCAGCAAATTAAAGCTCTTAAGCCGGAAGAGATAAAAAGAGTTGAGTATCATGATGACCCATCTATGCGTTATGGAGAAAACGTTGCGGTTGTGATAGATTACATCGTAAAAAGGGCAGAATCTGGTGGATATGTTGGAATGGAAATAACGCAATCCCCTAATATGCTGGGTTTTAATGATGTTGATTTTAATGCAAAATTTAATCACAAGAAGTCTGAATTTGGTCTGGACGGCGGTTCTCATTTCCGTGATATGAAGGGGATGTGGAGAGAGAACAGAGAGACATTTAATTTTGCTCACGATAGTTCTTTTACCCGTGTTGAACAGGGTATTCCAAGCCGCTTTAAGTTTTGGCATAAGTACATGAATGCTTATTATAATTATCAGGAGGGTGAGGAATGGTTCCTTAATGCCAATTTTGGATTTACTCACCGCAAAGTTTACAATAATGATTATCACAGCTTGTTATATCCTGTAAATGACCGTGATAACTATGTTGATATGAGAGACAGCACAAATGCATTATACACTACCCCTTCATTAGATTTGTATTTTCAGAAAAACTTTTCCAAGAACAAACATCTAATTGTGGATGTTGTAGGAACTTATGTCGGAACTACGGAAAAGAGAATGTATTCAGAGTCTAAATCTCTTGCTGCCGGCGGAGAGGAGATTGCGACAGATATTTATTCAAAAATTAAAGGAGATAAATACTCCATTATTGGAGAGACAATTTATGAGCAGGGACTTTTAAAATCTAAAGAGGAAAATAACACTGTCGGGAACAATAAAAAACATTCTGATAAAAGCCTGACACTCAGCACCGGCGCAAGATATTATCAGGTTTATGCAAATAATGATTATAGCGGAACAGTTGATGCAACAACGGCAATGAGAGAGGGGCGTGCGGCACTTTTTGCAGAGCTGAAAGGGCGTTATAATAAATTTAATTATTCTGTTGGAGGATATGGCGCTTACATGTGGACCGGACAGGCCAGAGCCAATTATCACAAGTTTGTAGTCTATCCAAAATTTAAGATTGGATACACTTTTTCAGATAACGCATATATAAATTTGACAACAAAATTGGATTACTATACGCCGGAACTTTCAGATTTGAACAATGTTGAACAGCTGATTGATTCTCTGCAGATTAGAAGAGGCAATCCCAATCTTAAGGTTTATCATATGTGGGACAACAGATTACAGTTTGAGTGGCGGAAAGGTATGTTCACGGTGGACGGTCTGGTTCACTATAAGTACATAAAAAATCCAATTATGGAGGAGACGTTGAGGGAGAATGACAAATTTATCAGGACCAATTTTAACCAGAATAGCTGGCAAATGATTAATCCGGAATTGGAATTCAAAGTTGGTCCGATTGCAAAAATATTTACTGTAAGCGCAACCGTGGGGATGAACCATTTTGACAGCAAAGGAATTGATTATCACCATGTTTACAACAACGGTTATTACGATATAGAAATGGATGCTTTCTATAAAAAATTTATACTGCACTTCCAGATTAACAGCTTGGACAGGAATCTTTGGGGCGAGACGGTCACTGCAAGAGATGAAAAAATTCATCTTATTATGCTTGGATATAAAATCACGGATAATATGTCTATTGCCGTTGGCGCAGTAAATCCGTTCACTAACCGCAACTCGTATAAACAACCAACAATCAACTTGAGCGCTCTTGCTCCATCATACAGCAACACACATTTCAGAGAGTCGGCTCAATTGTTTATGATAAGATTCACCTGGAACTTCAGCTTTGGCCGCAAGTACAACTCCGCGGACAAACTGCTGCAAAACTCAGATACGCAGAGCAGTACGCTCAGCGGAAAGAAATAA